TGCGGTTCAGCCGGTTCGTCAAATCCCGTTTGACCGAAGCGGGGTGATGGCTCTTTCTACATGCATCCGCAGTTGGCGTTTCTTCAATTAATTCACTCATTCAAAACCCCTCCAATTTTCGGTTGGCGATTCACTCGCCGGCTTTGGTCTAATCAATCGGTAAACAGTTTTGATTACACCTCGAGTATACCTAAAGGGGGTATGTGATTCAAGAAATTAACTCAAAGTTTGCATTTGTCATCAAATTGATACGTTTGAAACCCTGAAATGATGGTATTATATACGTAGATAAAGAAAAGTCAACTATTTCGAACGGAACCAATCTACCAGCGAGATCTGCACACGTCCAAATTAGCAACAACTACTCTTGAAGAGGTGATCATGGATGATTAAAAATGGAGAGATCCGCAACATTGTATCGAATCTGGCAAAACTTGGCGTCCAAGCGACGATTACGAAATCACGTGTGGAGCTAAGTAAAACCTTGGCCTTGCCGCAGCCGTCCCAAGCATCATCCCATTCTTCATAAAAAACTCCGACGCCCATTGCGCCGGAGTTTTTTTATTGAGCATATTAATTTTGACGTGAACGGTCAAACATATAGTTTTTGTGATGGAACCGCATGCTGAAGACGACGCCGAGCGCGAGCATATTGCCGATCAAGGAGCTGCCTCCGTAGCTGATGAAAGGCAGCGGAATTCCGGTAATCGGCAGCAATTGAATCGTCATGCCGATATTTTGGAAGACGTGGAACGTAATCATCGCAATGATGCCTGCGCAAACATAGGTGCTGAAGGTATCTTTGAATTGCAAAGTGATCTTCGTCAAGTGATAAATGAGCATAAAGAACAATATAATGACGGCGCTGGCCCCGATAAAACCGAAGTCTTCCGAAATGACCGTGAAGATGAAATCGGTATGGTTCTCCGGCACATAGACTTGGCGACCTTGATAGCCTTTTCCGAACACTTCCCCAGAGCCGATCGCGTTCAAGGCGGCAATTAGGTTATAGCCGCCCGACTCTGCATAGGAGTAGGGGTCGAGCCAAGTGTAGATCCGCTCAAACATATACGGCTTCAAGCCGATCTTCCCAAGCAAGTCCTGCATATTGAGCGTCATCCATAATAACGTAGCTCCAATGAGCGCGACGCCGCCAAAGCTTGGCAAAATGATTTTCCATGAAATTCCCGAGACGACGACGATAGCCAATGTGATGGCGATGAATACGAGAGCCGTTCCAAGGTCCGGTTGCAGCAGGATAAAGCCGAGTGGCAAGCCGAGCATGAAGCCGATCTTCCCAAGCAACAATAAATCGGTTTTGAGGGTCCTTAGCAAATGATGCTCATGATGCGCAGAAATCATTTTCGCCAGTGCTAAAATATAGAAGGTTTTCATGAACTCGGCTGGCTGGATGTTAACGAATGGCGTGTGGAACCAAGCTTTGGCCCCGTTGATCGGCTGTGCGATCTGACCCTGTCCATCCGGTGCGATCATCAAGGCAAGCAATAGCACTAAGCCTGCACCATAAAGGTAATAGGCCATTTTTTTGTACTGATCGGTATCAAAGTACATCAACACAGCAATCATCCCGGCTGACACAATGTAAAACAGCGCCTGGCGCGGAACAAAATTGGTTAAATACTGCCCCGAAGTCTGGGCAGAAGAAATCGCGACCAAACTGACGATGAAAAACAGAAATAATATAAAAGTGAGCGACCAATCAAAGCGATCGGAAAAGCTCTTGTTAGTTTGCATATCAATTCACCCATACTTTTCTTAATCTATAACGCCCATCATTATACAGCATACGCGAAACTAATGCGCATGCAAAAAGTAATGACGATTTGAAAACAGGAATGTTTCCTAACAGCCGTACAACCCGTATAATAAGAAAGGAAATGGAGTGGGGCACATGGAGAAAAAGCCGTTGAAGACGGATTTTTACATACAACATTTATATATCTATGTGAGCGAAGCGGATCGAATGGCGCTATTCAGCGGCTTTGGCTTTGAGCACTTCCTAGAAGCGGTCGATATGCCGGAAAACCTATTGCTGTTGAAGCACCCCTACGAGGAAGCATCATTTAATATGCACACCCACTTGGATTTTGCGACGAAAGAAGAATACGGCCAGTTAAAGCGGGCGCGATCCAATCGAAAAAGTGAATTCTGCTGGATCGATTTCCGCAGCGAAAAGCAATTGAACTCGTTGACGGCCCAGGAACAGGCAGAACTTCTATATTTGGGCCATAAAAAAGAACCGGTAAAAAGCCCGTTTTTTACAACCTTGCAAAACGAATATGCGTATCTAGCTGGTGAAGAAAAGGAATGGACAAAGATCTATTTCCGGCGTATGGAAAAACTTAACGCCCTAATCGCCAATCATTTTACGCAAATCATCCGCGAGGAAACGAGTGGCCAGCATTTTTTCCGCCGCAGAACGAAAGACTCGGTCCCACAGCTTCAGAAAGAACATTTTAATAAGCTGCGTCTGGAAATGGGGGAAGGGGTCTTGTTGTCTTTGGCTGACCCCGAAAAAACCAAAAACACGATCGAACTTCACATCCGGACAGTCGGCGAAATTGATTTTATGGATGAATTTTGGGAAGACCTAGCGGAAACAATCCGCAAGCCGCTATCGGGACGAATTGTCTACGATCGAAAACTGAAAGCCTGGAAATGATACTCGGTAAGACGCGGGTATCATTTTTATTTGCCAAAGTTAAAGGCTTCGTGTCCTGCCTATTTAAATAGGTCAGATGAAAGAGTGGAAGGCGTCCGCCTGGAGCGGATTTGCCACTTTCTTTTATGCTATCTAATTCTACAACCTAACTTAATTCAGTGTGATTTTACAGCCGTTGGTAAAAAAATTTTTCGGCTGACAGCGTTCGTGATAAACTAAGCAATATGTAAAACGAAATGAGGGTCATTAATGAAAAAACGAATTGGGCTTTTATACGGCGGCAAATCCGCTGAACATGAAGTGTCGTTGACAACAGCCAGCGCCTTCTCCAAAGCGCTTGATTTTAATAAATACGAAGTTTATCCAGTCTATATCACGCAAGAAGGCGAATGGCGGAAAGGCACACCTTTAACTGGAGCGGTTTCTTCTATAGAAGAACTGCAATTGCCGGGGAACGGCGAACGCCCGAATGATATTTCCGGTTTTCTTCCGACTGATGAGGAACCCGCACTAGATGTCATCATTCCTTTGCTTCATGGACCAAACGGGGAAGACGGAACCGTACAAGGTTTGCTTGAAGTGATGAACTTGCCATACGTTGGCAATGGCGTTTTGGCCTCATCTGCGGGCATGGATAAAGTCGTGATGAAACAATTATTCGACCAGGCGGGCTTGAACCAAACCCCTTATGTCTATTTCCTGCGCCGTGACTGGAAAAACAGCCAGGACCTTTGGCTAGACAAAGTCGAGCAAGAGCTTACATGGCCGGTATTCGTTAAACCGGCAAACCTGGGTTCTAGTGTCGGCATCAGCAAAGCTGAATCACGCGCCGAACTAATTGTTGCTGTGGACGAAGCGCTCAAATTCGACCGCAAAATCGTCATCGAACAAGGCGTTGTCGGACGTGAAATCGAAGTCGGCGTCCTCGGCAATGACGCACCGGAATGTTCCGTAGCAGGCGAGATCAAGCCTTTAAAAGCTTTCTACGATTACCAGGCAAAATACAAAGACGGCAACACCGCGATGATCATCCCGGCGGAACTGCCGGAAGCAGTATACGCAGAACTCGTCGATTCAGCGAAAAAGGCCTTCAAGATTCTCGATTGTACAGGACTTGTGCGCGCAGACTTTTTTGTAACGGAGAGTCACGACATCATCATCAACGAAGTCAATACGCTACCGGGCTTTACGCCGTACAGCATGTTCCCGCTATTATGGCAGCATACCGGCCTTGAGTATTCCGATCTGATCGAGAAACTGATTGAGCTCGCTATTGAACGATACGAAGACAAACAATTATTACAATTTAAAATGGATTGAGTGGGGAGAACCGATGAAAAAAACGATTGAACAGATAGCCACATGGCTGGACATCAAAACGAATTTAAAAGGGATTGAAGTGACTGGCGTGTCGATCAATACGCGGACGCTGAAGCCGGGCGATTTGTTCATTCCGTTCCGCGGCGAAAATGCCAATGGACATAAATATGTCCGCTATGCGATTGAAGCGGGGGCTGCCGCTGCGTTGTGGCAACGTGATGAGCCGGAACCGCCGTCTGACTTGCCGCTACTGATCGTCGATGATTGCGAAAAGGCATTGCAGGAAATGGCACGCGCATATCGTAATGAATTGAAGGCGACCGTCATTGGCATTACTGGCTCAAACGGCAAGACTTCAACGAAAGACTTGGTTGCGAGCGTGTTGAAACCATATTACAAAGTTCAGAAAACGCAGGGCAATTTCAACAACGAATTGGGATTGCCGTTAACGATCTTGTCCTTGGATGAAGACACAAAATACGTAGTTCTTGAAATGGGCATGAGCGGCTTTGGGCAGATTCAATTTCTGTCTGAGCTGGCACGCCCGGATTATGCGGTCATTACTAATATTGGCGAAGCGCATATGCAGGACCTTGGATCAAGAGAAGGCATCGCCGAGGCGAAATTTGAAATCGTCGCAGGGCTTGAGCAGCATGGCAAGCTTTTCTATGATGGCGATGAGCCCTTGTTATTGCCTTTTGTCGAAGATTTTACGCAAGCGGTATCGTTCGGTTTCGGTCCGGATAACGAATTGAGTGTAGCTGACATTCAAGCAACCGAGGACGGCAGCAGCTTTTTAGTCAACGGGATCATCGACGCGAAATTTTCTATACCGGTCCTTGGCGAACATCAAGTGAAAAACACGTTGTCAGCGATTTTAATCGCTCTCGAAGCCGGATTAACCGAAGAAGAAATTCGCCGGTCCTTGAAAAATGCGGCATTGACCGATATGCGGATGCAGCTGATCGCAGCTAACAACGGTGCAGTATTCATCAATGATGCGTACAATGCAGCACCAACTTCTGTAAAGGCAGCGCTGAATTTTATCCGCGAGACCACGATGAAAGAATCTAAGTGGGCAGTCCTCGGTGATATGCTCGAACTTGGCGAAAACGAACAGCAATTTCATGAAGAATTAGCGAGT
This is a stretch of genomic DNA from Planococcus maritimus. It encodes these proteins:
- a CDS encoding UDP-N-acetylmuramoyl-tripeptide--D-alanyl-D-alanine ligase, translated to MKKTIEQIATWLDIKTNLKGIEVTGVSINTRTLKPGDLFIPFRGENANGHKYVRYAIEAGAAAALWQRDEPEPPSDLPLLIVDDCEKALQEMARAYRNELKATVIGITGSNGKTSTKDLVASVLKPYYKVQKTQGNFNNELGLPLTILSLDEDTKYVVLEMGMSGFGQIQFLSELARPDYAVITNIGEAHMQDLGSREGIAEAKFEIVAGLEQHGKLFYDGDEPLLLPFVEDFTQAVSFGFGPDNELSVADIQATEDGSSFLVNGIIDAKFSIPVLGEHQVKNTLSAILIALEAGLTEEEIRRSLKNAALTDMRMQLIAANNGAVFINDAYNAAPTSVKAALNFIRETTMKESKWAVLGDMLELGENEQQFHEELASSIGPELEGVCLYGPRMKWLYEKLSTSYEGKLLWSEDDYGPIIDLLAKHLKKDTAVLVKGSRGMALEKVIEPFTDQ
- a CDS encoding FtsW/RodA/SpoVE family cell cycle protein, which codes for MQTNKSFSDRFDWSLTFILFLFFIVSLVAISSAQTSGQYLTNFVPRQALFYIVSAGMIAVLMYFDTDQYKKMAYYLYGAGLVLLLALMIAPDGQGQIAQPINGAKAWFHTPFVNIQPAEFMKTFYILALAKMISAHHEHHLLRTLKTDLLLLGKIGFMLGLPLGFILLQPDLGTALVFIAITLAIVVVSGISWKIILPSFGGVALIGATLLWMTLNMQDLLGKIGLKPYMFERIYTWLDPYSYAESGGYNLIAALNAIGSGEVFGKGYQGRQVYVPENHTDFIFTVISEDFGFIGASAVIILFFMLIYHLTKITLQFKDTFSTYVCAGIIAMITFHVFQNIGMTIQLLPITGIPLPFISYGGSSLIGNMLALGVVFSMRFHHKNYMFDRSRQN
- a CDS encoding Lmo0850 family protein; this encodes MIKNGEIRNIVSNLAKLGVQATITKSRVELSKTLALPQPSQASSHSS
- a CDS encoding D-alanine--D-alanine ligase gives rise to the protein MKKRIGLLYGGKSAEHEVSLTTASAFSKALDFNKYEVYPVYITQEGEWRKGTPLTGAVSSIEELQLPGNGERPNDISGFLPTDEEPALDVIIPLLHGPNGEDGTVQGLLEVMNLPYVGNGVLASSAGMDKVVMKQLFDQAGLNQTPYVYFLRRDWKNSQDLWLDKVEQELTWPVFVKPANLGSSVGISKAESRAELIVAVDEALKFDRKIVIEQGVVGREIEVGVLGNDAPECSVAGEIKPLKAFYDYQAKYKDGNTAMIIPAELPEAVYAELVDSAKKAFKILDCTGLVRADFFVTESHDIIINEVNTLPGFTPYSMFPLLWQHTGLEYSDLIEKLIELAIERYEDKQLLQFKMD